The following proteins are encoded in a genomic region of Toxotes jaculatrix isolate fToxJac2 chromosome 3, fToxJac2.pri, whole genome shotgun sequence:
- the LOC121179486 gene encoding LOW QUALITY PROTEIN: tubby-related protein 1-like (The sequence of the model RefSeq protein was modified relative to this genomic sequence to represent the inferred CDS: deleted 1 base in 1 codon), with protein sequence MCPLVLHSCVLHCVLSLGEQQHLLCYENSRNVHRWMCMETYEHSQAGWSESRGCLAKPLFGEGLDLDVTNMPLHNHTVKEAWTQDRIQEDEDSALGLQQEVQKPKKKKEEANGTAEDKTNGTEAKPKKTKTKKNEDASEEDSLAVQNGKKVKKKKPEKDKDEPEKEKAKDKEPKKKAKSAPKKKKDSGTDDDDDDDDEDTPKKKTKKKTTKDSSPSASSAKEKKSKSKEDKDSDGKEKKSKSKEKDKKKEPASMFQINGEKDSKSKKKAAKSDSDDSEEETKSTKSKKKSTAGSASMFQASGDKDKDKKTKKKGKAEESDGSDSEKEEKSKKKKGKGKKKKERSPSPEIEFDCLEKFVMQPASQGVTIKCRVTRDQRGMDKSLYPLYYLHLDNEKKTFLLAGRKRKKSATSNYLISTDATDLSRGGENFVGKLRSNLMGTKFTVFDNALNPERALPDMSNARQELAGIIYETNVLGMKGPRRMTVIIPGMSKDNERVPLRPRNECDGLLIRYQNRRMENLIELHNKTPVWNEDTASHVLNFNGRVTQASIKNFQIVHNKDLDYIVMQFGRIADDIFTLDFNYPLCAVQAFAIALSSFDGKIACE encoded by the exons ATGTGCCCCCTGGTGCTTCACAGCTGTGTCTtgcactgtgtt ttgtctcttgggGAACAGCAGCATCTG CTTTGCTATGAAAACTCTAGAAATGTGCACAGATG GATGTGTATGGAGACTTACGAGCATTCACAAGCTGGATGGAGTGAATCACGGGGCTGCCTGGCAAAACCACTGTTTGGTGAGGGATT GGATCTGGATGTAACAAACATGCCTCTTCACAATCACACCGTGAAAGAGGCCTGGACACAGGACAG GATTCAAGAAGATGAGGATTCTGCTTTGGGCCTGCAGCAGGAGGTTCAG AAgccaaaaaagaagaaggaagaggcCAATGGCACAGCAGAAGACAAGACGAATGGAACTGAAGCCAagcccaaaaaaacaaagaccaaGAAAAATGAAGATGCTTCTGAAGAGGACAGCTTAGCCGTCCAGA ACGGAAAGaaggtgaagaaaaagaaaccagaAAAAGATAAGGACGAACcagaaaaggagaaagcaaAAGATAAAGAACCAAAAAAGAAAGCCAAAAGTGctccaaaaaagaagaaag ATTCTGGCAcagatgacgatgatgatgacgatgatgaggACACCCCTAAgaaaaaaactaagaaaaagaCAACGAAGGACAGCTCTCCATCAGCAAGTTCCGCCAAAGAGAAGAAATCTAAGTCTAAAG AAGACAAAGATTctgatggaaaagaaaaaaagtccaagtcaAAAGAGAAGGATAAGAAGAAGGAGCCAGCTTCAATGTTCCagataaatggagaaaaagacTCAAAAAGCAAGAAGAAAG CTGCCAAATCAGACAGTGACGACAGCGAGGAAGAGACAAAGTCGACCAAATCAAAGAAGAAATCCACCGCTGGCTCTGCGTCCATGTTCCAAGCATCAGGAGAcaaggacaaagacaagaagacaaagaagaaag gaaagGCAGAAGAGAGTGATGGTTCTGATTccgaaaaagaagaaaaatcaaagaagaaaaagggcaaagggaagaaaaaaaag GAGAGATCTCCATCGCCTGAGATTGAGTTTGACTGCTTGGAGAAGTTTGTGATGCAGCCAGCTTCGCAGGGCGTGACCATCAAATGCAGAGTGACTCGAGACCAGAGAGGGATGGATAAGAGCCTCTACCCTCTGTATTACCTTCATCTAGACAATGAAAAAAAG acATTCCTGTTGgctgggaggaaaagaaagaaaagtgcaaCTTCAAATTACCTCATCTCCACTGATGCCACAGATTTATCAAGAGGTGGAGAGAATTTTGTTGGAAAGCTGAG GTCAAACTTAATGGGGACTAAGTTCACAGTGTTTGACAATGCTCTGAATCCAGAAAGAGCTCTTCCAGACATGTCTAACGCACGGCAGGAGTTAGCAGGCATCATCTAT GAAACAAATGTCTTAGGAATGAAAGGGCCCAGAAGGATGACAGTCATCATTCCAGGGATGAGCAAGGACAACGAGCGAGTGCCACTCCGACCAAGAAAT GAATGTGACGGCTTGTTGATAAGATACCAGAATAGAAGGATGGAAAATCTCATCGAGCTTCACAACAAGACGCCAGTGTGGAACGAAGACACAGCGTCTCATGTGCTCAACTTCAACGGCAGAGTCACCCAGGCCTCCATCAAGAACTTCCAGATAGTCCATAACAAAGACT TGGACTACATTGTGATGCAGTTTGGACGGATAGCGGATGACATTTTCACACTGGACTTCAACTACCCGCTGTGTGCCGTGCAGGCCTTTGCCATCGCGCTCTCCAGCTTTGATGGCAAAATTGCCTGTGAGTAA